Below is a genomic region from Neisseria zoodegmatis.
CGTCAAACTGCCCGTGCCCGGCAAACACAACGTCCACAACGCCGTGGCCGCCGCCGCACTCGCCCAAGCAGCCGGACTGAACCTGCAAGAAATTTCAGACGGCCTCGCCGGTTTTGCCAACATCAAAGGCCGTCTGAATATCAAAAAAGGCATCAAAGGCGCAACCGTGCTCGACGATACCTACAACGCCAACCCCGACAGCATGAAAGCCGCCATCGACGTACTCGCCCAACTCCCCGCCCCGCGCGTGTTTGTGATGGGCGATATGGGCGAACTCGGTGAAGACGAAACTGCCGCCATGCACGCCGAAGTGGGCGCATACGCACGCAACAAAGGCATCGAAGCGGCCTATTTTGTCGGCAACGACAGCGCACACGCAGCGGAAACCTTCGGCGGCAACGGCCTGTGGTTCGCCGACAAAGACCCGCTGATTCAAGTGCTGGCACACGATTTGCCGCAAGAGGCGAATGTGCTGGTAAAAGGCTCGCGCTTTATGAAGATGGAAGAAGTGGTTGAGGCGTTGTTGGCAACAAATTTTTGAATGCCTGTCTGAAAGGGATTTTATGATGAACCGTTATGTGAAAATTGCTTTATTATCGGTGGCGCTGATTGTTGCGTTTGTTGCCGGTATGCATTTTCAGGCCTATCTCTATGAAGATCTGTGTTTGGATATGGGCGGCGGCAGAAATCCGGGCAATGCGCCGATTTGTGTGATTGACAGCGATACCTATAAAGAAAGGTATGGCGATAGGTAAATGTACATGCCGTCTGAAATAAGTGTTTGTCACTATTTATTTTTAAGGATTATAAAATGATGCGTTTATGGTTTTTGGGCAGCTTGCTGTTGGCGCTGAATGCTTTTGCAGCCTCCGCGCCATTGCCCGAAAAATTATTACAACAGATCGGCGCGGAACAGCAACGTGTTGCTGCTGCCATAAAGCATGCTTCAACCGGGCAGGCAGACAAGCTGTATGTCAGCCATCGGAAAAATATGGAGAACTTTATCGGCAGGTTATCGGAATCGGAACATGATGTATTGATGAACTATCTTGATAAGTATTTTATTTATAATGAAAAAATACATGAATATAAACCTACTGCCGCCATCGTTGCCCGTCAAAAACGTTTAGCGAAGTATGATTTGGAATATTGGGATGTGGGTGAAGGCTTGGCAGACATCCGCACGATTCCGAAATATTACAAAGAGCGTTTTAGCAAAAAAGTCAGCCCTGTTTACCGCGATTACATTGAATTGCTTGCCGAGCATGATAAAGAGCTGGTGTTTAATGATGCCGCAATTGCTATTCCGTGGTCGCAACTTGGCAAACGAACGGCTGATTGGGAAAATTATTTAACTAAATACCCTACCGGCCCTGAAAAACGGTCAGCCCGTTGTGCCCATCTGATTTATCAGGAAGCATTTTTAGTGGGAGCGGATAACACCGGCATCACCCACGATGATGCGGGGCAAAAACTGACGAAAGAGGTCAAAAATGCTTGGCGGCAATTTAGCCGGGCTTACCCAAAAAGCGCTACTACGGCACTGATTGCCCAAATACAGAAGGCTCCTCCTTACAATAAAAGGGCACGTGATATTCTTGAGAAGCAGCACAAAAAGCAAGGTATAACCGAAACGGTAAAAAGTAATTGCTGGCAACAGGTATCTTTATAGATTTGGCGTTGCTGATGATTTCTAACGCTAAATACACACACATTGGAAATGTTTCGGCGATTCATTTTCAGACGGCCTAAGCAATACAAAAACACGACAACAAACAAAAAAGGAAGTAAACCCCATGTTTCTATGGTTAGCCCATTTCAGCGACTGGATTTCCGCGCTGAACGTTTTTCAATACACCACATTCCGCGCCGTGATGGCGGCATTAACCGCATTGGCATTCTCGCTATTGCTCGGCCCGTGGACGATCCGCAAGCTTACCGAGTTGAAAGTCGGCCAAGCCGTGCGCCACGACGGGCCGCAAACCCATCTGATTAAAACCGGCACGCCTACGATGGGCGGCTCGCTGATTCTCACCGCGATTACCGTATCTACCCTGCTGTGGGGCAATCTCGGCAACATCTATATTTGGATTCTGCTGCTGGTGCTGCTGGCTACCGGCGCGCTGGGTTTTTACGACGATTGGCGCAAGGTGGTTTATAAAGACCCGAACGGCGTGTCGGCGCGGTTCAAAATGGTGTGGCAGTCGGGCGTAGCATTGGCCGCAGGTTTGCTGCTGTTTTATGTGGCGCAGAACTCGGCCAACAATATTCTGATTGTGCCTTTCTTCAAACAAGTCGCCTTGCCGCTGGGCGTGTTCGGCTTTGTGGTGTTGGCTTATCTCACCATCGTCGGCACGTCCAACGCCGTGAACCTTACCGACGGCTTGGACGGCTTGGCCGCTTTCCCCGTGGTGCTGGTGGCGGGCGGTTTGGCGGTTTTTGCCTACGCCAGCGGCCACTCCGAATTTGCCGCCTATTTGCAGCAGCCGTATGTGGCGGGCGCGAATGAAGTGGTGATTTTCTGCGCGGCCATGTGTGGCGCATGTTTGGGCTTTTTGTGGTTCAACGCCTACCCCGCGCAAGTGTTTATGGGCGACGTGGGCGCGCTGGCTTTGGGCGCGGCACTCGGCACCGTGGCGGTGATTATCCGCCAAGAGTTCGTGCTGGTGATTATGGGCGGCTTGTTTGTGGTGGAAGCCATTTCGGTGATGCTGCAAGTGAGCTGGTACAAACGCACGAAAAAACGCATTTTCCTGATGGCGCCGATTCACCACCATTACGAGCAAAAAGGCTGGAAAGAAACGCAGGTCGTGGTGCGCTTTTGGATCATTACCATCGTGCTGGTGCTGATCGGTTTGAGCACGCTGAAAGTGCGTTGAGGCCGTCTGAAAAGATATGACACAACAAACCCTCTACAACTTATTGGGCGGCGAAGCGGGCGTGCAGGAACTGACCGACCGCTTCTATGATTTGATGGACTTGGAGCCGCAATACGCCGAACTGCGCGAACAACACGGCGAAACGCTGGATTATGCCCGCGAACGTCTGTTCCAATTTTTAAGCGGCTGGCTAGGCGGCCCGCCGCTGTACGAGCAGGCGCACGGCCATCCGCGCTTGCGCCAGCGGCATTTTCCTTTTGCCGTAAGCATGAACACGCGCAACCAATGGATCGCTTGTTTCGCCCAAGCCTTGCAGGAATTGTCGGTCAAACCCGAATGGGCGGAACCTCTGTTGCTGCGCCTGTTTGTGTTGGCCGACTGGATGCGCAATCAAAACGAACCGGAATACGCCCCGCCCATGCCGCCGATGGCGGGGAATCCTGAAGATAGGCTGGCGGAGTTGGTGGCGGTGTTGAAGGTATTTGGGGTAGCAGGGTTTTTTGAGGCCGTCTGAAAAAATTGATCGATATAAAAATAGCGCGTCATACTCGGGCTTGACCCGAGTATCTCCCAAATATCAGGGAGAGGTATTTCAGACGGCCTTGCAGATAACAAGATATTCGGGTCAAGCCCGAGTATGACGGACATATTCAGAGTAACAAAATGAACTGGCAAAACAAAAAAATCCTAGTGGCCGGCTTGGGCGGCACGGGTGTTTCGATGATTGCGTTTTTGCA
It encodes:
- the mraY gene encoding phospho-N-acetylmuramoyl-pentapeptide-transferase, which encodes MFLWLAHFSDWISALNVFQYTTFRAVMAALTALAFSLLLGPWTIRKLTELKVGQAVRHDGPQTHLIKTGTPTMGGSLILTAITVSTLLWGNLGNIYIWILLLVLLATGALGFYDDWRKVVYKDPNGVSARFKMVWQSGVALAAGLLLFYVAQNSANNILIVPFFKQVALPLGVFGFVVLAYLTIVGTSNAVNLTDGLDGLAAFPVVLVAGGLAVFAYASGHSEFAAYLQQPYVAGANEVVIFCAAMCGACLGFLWFNAYPAQVFMGDVGALALGAALGTVAVIIRQEFVLVIMGGLFVVEAISVMLQVSWYKRTKKRIFLMAPIHHHYEQKGWKETQVVVRFWIITIVLVLIGLSTLKVR
- a CDS encoding group II truncated hemoglobin, translating into MTQQTLYNLLGGEAGVQELTDRFYDLMDLEPQYAELREQHGETLDYARERLFQFLSGWLGGPPLYEQAHGHPRLRQRHFPFAVSMNTRNQWIACFAQALQELSVKPEWAEPLLLRLFVLADWMRNQNEPEYAPPMPPMAGNPEDRLAELVAVLKVFGVAGFFEAV